Proteins co-encoded in one Streptococcus pyogenes genomic window:
- the pbp1a gene encoding penicillin-binding protein PBP1A, whose translation MITIKNPKILKWLKYVLSAILSLIILVIIIGGLLFTFYISSAPKLSEAQLKSTNSSLVYDGNNNLIADLGSEKRENVTADSIPINLVNAITSIEDKRFFNHRGVDLYRIFGAAFHNLTSQTTQGGSTLDQQLIKLAYFSTNESDQTLKRKAQEVWLALQMERKYTKQEILTFYINKVYMGNGNYGMLTAAKSYYGKDLKDLSYAQLALLAGIPQAPSQYDPYLHPEAAQNRRNVVLQQMYMEKHLTKAEYETAIATPVAEGLQSLQQRSTYPKYMDNYLKQVIEEVKKETNKDIFTAGLKVYTNIIPDAQQTLYNIYHSGDYVYYPDQDFQVASTIVDVTNGHVIAQLGGRNQDENVSFGTNQAVLTDRDWGSTMKPITAYAPAIESGVYTSTAQSTNDSVYYWPGTTTQLFNWDLRYNGWMTIQAAIMLSRNVPAVRALEAAGLDYARSFLSSLGINYPEMHYSNAISSNNSSSDKKYGASSEKMAAAYAAFANGGIYHKPRYVNKVEFSDGTSKTFDEKGKRAMKETTAYMMTDMLKTVLTYGTGTAAAIPGVAQAGKTGTSNYTDEELAKIGEKYGLYPDYVGTLAPDENFVGFTKRYAMAVWTGYKNRLTPVYGSSLEIASDVYRSMMTYLTNGYSEDWTMPNGLYRSGGFLYLSGTYASNTDYTNSVYNNLYSNNTTTASSQTTSDDTSSSNDTSNSTNTDNNGSHPSTDDKKTTH comes from the coding sequence GTGATTACAATTAAAAATCCAAAAATCCTTAAGTGGCTAAAGTATGTATTAAGTGCAATTCTTAGCCTTATTATCCTTGTTATTATTATTGGTGGTCTTTTGTTTACCTTCTACATTAGCAGTGCTCCGAAACTGTCAGAAGCCCAGTTAAAATCAACAAACTCTAGCTTGGTTTATGACGGTAATAACAATCTGATTGCTGATTTGGGTTCTGAAAAGCGTGAAAATGTAACAGCTGATAGTATCCCTATTAATCTAGTTAATGCTATTACCTCAATTGAAGATAAACGTTTCTTTAACCATCGTGGAGTAGATCTTTATCGTATTTTTGGTGCTGCCTTTCATAATCTAACGAGTCAGACCACTCAAGGGGGGTCAACGCTTGATCAGCAACTCATTAAACTAGCCTATTTTTCTACTAATGAATCTGATCAAACCTTAAAACGTAAGGCTCAAGAAGTTTGGCTTGCTCTTCAAATGGAGCGAAAATATACTAAACAAGAAATCCTGACTTTTTACATCAACAAAGTATATATGGGTAATGGCAACTATGGTATGCTGACAGCCGCTAAGTCTTATTATGGCAAGGATCTTAAGGATTTATCTTATGCCCAACTAGCCCTATTGGCTGGAATCCCTCAAGCTCCTAGTCAATATGATCCTTACCTTCATCCTGAAGCTGCTCAAAATCGCCGTAACGTCGTGTTGCAACAGATGTACATGGAAAAACATCTGACGAAAGCAGAATATGAAACTGCCATCGCAACTCCCGTCGCTGAAGGTCTACAATCACTCCAACAGCGCTCAACTTATCCAAAATATATGGATAATTATCTAAAACAAGTTATTGAAGAAGTCAAAAAAGAAACGAATAAAGATATTTTTACCGCTGGTTTAAAAGTTTATACCAATATTATCCCCGATGCGCAGCAGACTCTTTATAATATTTATCATTCTGGTGATTATGTTTACTATCCAGACCAAGATTTCCAAGTTGCTTCAACGATTGTTGATGTGACAAATGGTCATGTTATTGCTCAGCTTGGCGGACGTAATCAAGATGAAAATGTTTCATTTGGGACTAACCAAGCTGTTTTAACTGATCGTGACTGGGGTTCTACCATGAAGCCAATCACAGCCTATGCTCCTGCTATTGAATCTGGTGTTTATACTTCTACTGCTCAGTCGACTAATGACTCAGTCTATTATTGGCCTGGAACCACTACCCAATTGTTTAACTGGGACCTTAGATATAACGGATGGATGACAATCCAAGCTGCTATTATGCTATCGCGAAATGTCCCAGCAGTCCGAGCACTGGAAGCCGCAGGACTTGACTATGCTCGATCTTTCTTAAGCAGTTTAGGTATTAACTATCCCGAAATGCACTACTCAAACGCTATCTCAAGTAATAACAGTAGCTCAGATAAAAAATATGGTGCAAGTAGTGAAAAAATGGCCGCTGCATACGCTGCTTTTGCAAATGGTGGTATTTATCATAAACCAAGGTATGTCAATAAAGTGGAATTTAGTGATGGTACAAGTAAAACTTTTGATGAAAAAGGAAAACGTGCCATGAAAGAAACCACGGCCTATATGATGACAGATATGTTAAAAACTGTTCTCACTTATGGTACAGGTACTGCTGCTGCCATTCCTGGTGTTGCGCAAGCTGGTAAAACAGGGACTTCTAACTACACTGATGAGGAACTAGCTAAAATTGGTGAAAAATACGGCCTTTATCCAGATTATGTTGGTACATTAGCGCCAGACGAAAACTTTGTTGGCTTTACTAAGCGCTACGCCATGGCTGTTTGGACAGGTTACAAAAACCGCTTGACCCCAGTATACGGATCAAGTCTAGAGATTGCATCTGACGTTTATCGTAGCATGATGACTTACTTAACAAATGGTTACAGTGAAGATTGGACGATGCCAAATGGTCTTTATCGCAGTGGTGGATTCCTCTACTTAAGCGGAACCTATGCGAGCAACACCGACTATACTAATTCGGTTTACAACAATCTTTACAGCAATAACACGACAACAGCTTCTAGCCAAACGACTTCAGATGATACTAGTAGTAGCAATGATACAAGTAATTCAACCAATACAGACAACAATGGCAGTCATCCATCTACCGATGATAAAAAGACAACTCATTAA
- the gpsB gene encoding cell division regulator GpsB, with product MTSIIYSPKDIFEQEFKTSMRGFDKKEVDEFLDNVIKDYENFNAQIEALKAENEALKKAKFQARNTVSATVQQPVPQPTRVAQSATNFDILKRISKLEKEVFGKQIIE from the coding sequence ATGACAAGTATTATTTATAGTCCTAAAGATATTTTTGAGCAAGAATTTAAGACTAGTATGCGAGGGTTTGATAAGAAAGAAGTTGATGAATTTCTTGATAATGTAATTAAAGATTATGAAAATTTCAATGCTCAAATTGAAGCTTTAAAAGCTGAGAATGAAGCCTTAAAAAAGGCGAAGTTTCAAGCTAGAAATACAGTTTCAGCGACTGTTCAACAACCAGTACCGCAACCGACTCGTGTTGCTCAATCAGCTACTAATTTTGACATCTTGAAACGTATTAGTAAATTGGAAAAAGAGGTTTTTGGTAAACAAATTATTGAGTAA
- a CDS encoding cell division site-positioning protein MapZ family protein, with the protein MSEESKEVEVTKESQTLGLNEAKSMTIGEAVRKQSEIKAGVTKDDSILDKYIKQHRDEVSSQKFDAKYTELDTASLDNFIKKQREALSKAGLVDDEPVSAESAEQDSTLVEEVAEDLAPMETTAVVTGIPVEATVPVLDLDPSERVIPEPQMTKEEPKRDQFLSEDSHHPAKQNTKKGWLIALFLLLLAILAVVFGWNHFLRQDSGKTTQTASKQTKTSLQTDSAKKATRLKAAAKAFEKLYGTFYTDATKSKLKNSAFATLPDLEAALKALEGSAYYDKAKAKVDSLKKAIAAITAVNGKFVSDVVVDGEKVSAEVKADANFDDLSSATLTTGNANLDAVLQASITEGRQQLASKAEAAKAANEQAVQDQAAQGQSTSVAPSGYGLTSYDPASLQRHLSRVPYNQDVIADRANPSWAFNPGVLEKIVATSQARGYISGNQYILEPVNIINGNGYYNMFKPDGTYLFSINCKTGYFVGNGKGYADALDY; encoded by the coding sequence GTGTCAGAAGAAAGCAAAGAAGTCGAAGTAACAAAAGAATCGCAAACATTGGGGCTTAATGAAGCCAAGTCAATGACAATTGGTGAAGCTGTACGCAAACAGTCAGAGATAAAAGCAGGTGTTACTAAGGATGATAGTATTTTAGATAAGTACATTAAGCAACACCGTGACGAAGTTTCTTCTCAAAAGTTTGATGCTAAGTATACAGAGCTTGATACAGCTAGTTTAGATAACTTTATCAAAAAACAAAGAGAAGCATTGAGTAAAGCCGGTCTTGTTGATGACGAACCTGTGTCTGCGGAGTCTGCTGAGCAAGATAGCACTTTGGTTGAAGAAGTAGCTGAAGACTTAGCTCCAATGGAGACTACTGCGGTGGTAACTGGGATTCCGGTGGAAGCGACAGTCCCTGTGTTAGATCTAGATCCATCAGAGAGGGTCATTCCAGAACCACAGATGACCAAGGAAGAACCAAAAAGAGATCAGTTTCTTTCTGAAGATAGCCACCATCCAGCCAAACAAAACACGAAAAAAGGTTGGTTAATAGCTTTATTTCTGCTATTATTGGCCATTCTTGCAGTTGTATTTGGTTGGAACCATTTCTTGAGACAAGACAGTGGTAAAACAACTCAAACAGCAAGTAAACAGACAAAGACCTCTTTGCAGACCGACAGTGCTAAAAAAGCAACGCGCTTGAAGGCTGCTGCTAAAGCTTTCGAAAAACTATATGGTACTTTTTATACAGATGCCACAAAGAGCAAATTAAAAAATAGTGCCTTTGCTACTTTGCCAGATTTAGAAGCTGCCTTGAAAGCTTTGGAAGGCTCTGCTTACTATGATAAGGCGAAAGCAAAAGTCGATTCCCTTAAGAAAGCTATTGCTGCTATTACAGCGGTTAACGGTAAATTTGTTTCCGATGTTGTTGTAGATGGTGAAAAGGTTTCGGCTGAAGTCAAGGCTGATGCTAATTTTGATGATTTATCAAGTGCAACCTTGACAACAGGAAATGCAAATCTTGATGCTGTCTTGCAGGCAAGCATCACAGAAGGTCGTCAGCAACTAGCCAGCAAGGCTGAGGCCGCTAAAGCAGCTAATGAGCAAGCAGTCCAGGATCAAGCAGCTCAAGGACAAAGTACATCAGTAGCACCATCTGGCTATGGCTTGACAAGTTATGATCCTGCAAGCTTACAACGGCATTTATCACGTGTACCTTACAATCAAGATGTTATTGCTGACAGAGCTAACCCATCTTGGGCATTTAATCCAGGAGTTCTTGAAAAAATTGTAGCAACCTCACAAGCTAGAGGTTATATTTCAGGCAACCAATATATTTTAGAGCCGGTTAATATTATTAATGGCAATGGTTACTATAATATGTTTAAGCCTGATGGCACTTATCTGTTCTCTATTAATTGTAAGACGGGTTATTTTGTAGGAAATGGCAAAGGTTATGCTGATGCTTTAGATTACTGA
- a CDS encoding DUF1273 domain-containing protein encodes MTAILITGYRSFEIGIFDHKDPRVSIIKQAIRKDLIGYLENGVDWFIFTGNLGFEQWALEVANELKEEYPLQIATIFLFETHGDRWNEKNKEVLSQFRAVDFVKYYFPNYEQPTQFSQYYQFLLEKTEGAYVFYDTENETNLKYFLKKAKDMPHYQLLLLTFDRLNDMSQS; translated from the coding sequence ATGACTGCGATTCTAATTACAGGTTACCGAAGCTTTGAAATAGGGATTTTTGACCATAAAGACCCACGAGTTTCAATTATTAAACAGGCTATTCGTAAAGATTTAATAGGTTATTTGGAAAATGGTGTGGATTGGTTTATCTTTACAGGGAACTTGGGTTTTGAACAATGGGCTTTGGAAGTAGCTAATGAGCTAAAAGAGGAGTATCCCTTGCAGATAGCTACTATATTCTTGTTTGAAACGCATGGAGATAGGTGGAATGAAAAAAATAAAGAAGTTTTAAGTCAGTTTAGGGCTGTTGACTTTGTAAAATATTACTTTCCAAATTACGAACAACCGACGCAATTTAGTCAATATTATCAGTTTTTATTAGAAAAGACAGAAGGGGCTTATGTTTTTTATGACACAGAAAACGAGACCAACTTAAAATATTTTCTCAAGAAAGCAAAAGATATGCCGCATTATCAGTTGCTATTGCTAACCTTTGATCGGCTAAATGATATGTCACAAAGCTAG
- a CDS encoding 3-hydroxybutyrate dehydrogenase produces MTHTKEVAFITGAASGIGKQIGETLLKEGKTVVFSDINQEKLDQVVADYTKEGYDAFSVVCDVTKEEAINAAIDTVVEKYGRIDILVNNAGLQHVAMIEDFPTEKFEFMIKIMLTAPFIAIKRAFPTMKAQKHGRIINMASINGVIGFAGKSAYNSAKHGLIGLTKVTALEAADSGITVNAICPGYVDTPLVRGQFEDLSKTRGIPLENVLEEVLYPLVPQKRLIDVQEIADYVSFLASDKAKGVTGQACILDGGYTAQ; encoded by the coding sequence ATGACACATACTAAAGAAGTTGCATTTATCACTGGTGCTGCAAGCGGAATTGGAAAACAAATCGGGGAAACCTTATTAAAAGAAGGTAAAACGGTTGTTTTTTCCGACATTAATCAAGAAAAACTGGATCAGGTTGTTGCTGACTATACTAAAGAAGGCTATGACGCTTTTAGTGTTGTGTGCGATGTCACCAAAGAAGAAGCCATCAATGCTGCTATTGATACGGTTGTTGAAAAATATGGTCGTATTGATATTTTGGTTAACAACGCAGGTCTTCAACATGTTGCCATGATTGAAGATTTTCCAACTGAAAAATTTGAATTCATGATTAAAATCATGTTGACAGCACCATTTATTGCCATTAAACGTGCTTTTCCTACAATGAAAGCTCAAAAACACGGTCGTATTATTAATATGGCTTCTATCAATGGTGTCATTGGTTTTGCTGGCAAATCCGCCTACAATTCAGCTAAGCACGGCTTGATCGGTCTGACCAAAGTAACTGCCTTAGAAGCTGCTGATTCAGGCATTACGGTCAATGCCATTTGTCCTGGATATGTTGACACACCACTGGTTCGTGGCCAGTTTGAAGACCTTTCCAAAACAAGAGGTATTCCCCTTGAAAATGTTCTTGAAGAAGTGCTATACCCACTTGTTCCTCAAAAACGCCTCATTGACGTTCAAGAAATTGCAGACTATGTGTCTTTCCTTGCCAGTGATAAGGCAAAAGGTGTTACAGGTCAAGCCTGTATCTTAGACGGTGGCTACACTGCTCAATAA
- a CDS encoding S-ribosylhomocysteine lyase yields MTKEVIVESFELDHTIVKAPYVRLISEEFGPKGDRITNFDVRLVQPNQNSIETAGLHTIEHLLAKLIRQRIDGMIDCSPFGCRTGFHLIMWGKHSSTDIAKVIKSSLEEIATGITWEDVPGTTLESCGNYKDHSLFAAKEWAQLIIDQGISDDPFSRHVI; encoded by the coding sequence ATGACAAAAGAAGTTATCGTCGAAAGTTTTGAGCTAGATCATACTATTGTAAAGGCCCCTTATGTTCGTCTTATTTCTGAAGAATTTGGACCCAAGGGCGATCGTATTACAAATTTTGATGTTCGCCTAGTGCAGCCTAACCAAAATTCTATTGAAACAGCCGGTTTGCATACCATTGAACACTTACTTGCCAAGCTCATCCGCCAACGCATTGATGGGATGATTGATTGCTCTCCTTTTGGCTGTCGAACAGGTTTTCACCTTATCATGTGGGGAAAACACAGTTCTACTGATATTGCCAAGGTGATTAAATCCAGCCTAGAAGAAATTGCAACTGGGATTACTTGGGAAGATGTTCCTGGAACAACTCTTGAATCCTGTGGGAACTATAAGGATCATAGCCTCTTTGCCGCCAAAGAATGGGCTCAATTGATTATTGATCAAGGGATTTCAGACGATCCTTTTAGTCGCCATGTCATCTGA
- a CDS encoding GntP family permease — protein sequence MEIIGSLGVLVGVIVIIYLYVKEVNIIIAAPLATSLVILFNQMDPTTTLLGKEPNQFMGALSTYILNYFAIFLLGSILAKLMETSGATTSIADYILKKVGHDSPYKVLVAIFLISAILTYGGISLFVVMFAVLPLARSLFKKMDLAWNLIQVPLWLGIATFTMTILPGTPAIQNVIPIQYLDTSLTAAAIPSIVGSIGCVAFGLFYMKYCLAKSMARGETYATYAFDNEIQVKTKNLPHFLASILPLLLLIIIALTGSLFGNDFFKKNIIFIALLAVILTASWLFRQFIPNKIAVFNLGASSSIAPIFATASAVAFGAVVMIVPGFTFFSDLILNIPGNPLISLAVLTSSMSAITGSSSGALGIVMPNFAQYYLDQGLNPEMIHRVATIASNIFTIVPQSGVFLTFLALTGLNHKNAFKETFITVSVSTFIAQVIVIAFDLFS from the coding sequence ATGGAAATTATTGGTTCTCTGGGGGTCTTGGTAGGTGTTATTGTTATTATTTACCTGTATGTCAAAGAAGTTAACATTATCATCGCTGCGCCTCTTGCTACCAGCTTGGTCATTTTGTTTAATCAAATGGATCCAACCACAACCTTACTTGGAAAAGAACCCAACCAATTTATGGGGGCACTCTCCACTTATATTCTCAATTATTTTGCTATCTTTTTATTAGGTTCTATCTTAGCCAAATTAATGGAAACAAGCGGTGCAACCACTTCTATTGCAGATTATATTTTAAAAAAAGTTGGTCATGATAGTCCTTATAAAGTACTCGTTGCTATTTTTCTGATCAGTGCTATATTAACTTATGGGGGAATCAGCCTCTTTGTTGTCATGTTTGCTGTCTTGCCGCTTGCACGAAGCCTATTCAAAAAAATGGACTTGGCTTGGAACTTAATTCAAGTTCCTCTTTGGCTCGGTATTGCAACTTTTACCATGACGATTTTACCCGGAACACCTGCCATTCAAAATGTTATTCCTATTCAATACTTGGACACCTCACTAACTGCTGCCGCCATTCCGAGTATCGTTGGCTCAATTGGCTGCGTGGCTTTTGGGCTCTTTTATATGAAATATTGTCTAGCAAAAAGTATGGCAAGGGGTGAAACTTATGCCACTTATGCTTTTGACAATGAGATACAAGTGAAAACAAAAAATCTCCCACATTTCCTTGCCAGTATCTTACCTTTATTGTTGCTCATTATTATCGCCCTAACCGGTAGCCTTTTCGGAAACGATTTTTTTAAGAAGAACATTATTTTCATAGCACTTTTAGCTGTCATTCTCACCGCAAGCTGGCTCTTTAGACAGTTTATTCCTAATAAGATTGCTGTCTTTAATTTAGGAGCTAGCAGCTCTATTGCACCTATTTTTGCGACAGCATCTGCAGTTGCCTTCGGAGCCGTTGTGATGATTGTCCCAGGTTTCACATTCTTCTCAGATCTCATTTTGAATATTCCCGGTAATCCTCTTATTAGTTTAGCCGTGTTGACTTCCTCTATGTCAGCTATTACCGGCTCTTCTTCCGGTGCTCTAGGAATTGTCATGCCTAACTTTGCCCAGTATTATTTAGATCAAGGCCTTAATCCCGAAATGATTCACCGTGTTGCCACTATTGCTTCTAATATCTTTACCATTGTGCCCCAAAGTGGTGTCTTTCTCACCTTCTTAGCATTGACAGGACTTAACCACAAAAATGCTTTTAAAGAAACCTTTATTACTGTTTCTGTAAGTACTTTTATCGCACAGGTCATTGTGATAGCCTTTGATCTGTTTTCTTAG
- a CDS encoding 3-oxoacid CoA-transferase subunit B has translation MGTSTTVLSKEEIQTRIAKRVAQELEHNTLVNLGIGLPTKVANYIPEGVTITLQSENGFVGLTGLTDDHYDPTIVNAGGQPVSIAPGGAFFDSSTSFGIIRGGHVAATVLGALQVDKEASIANYLIPGKMVPGMGGAMDLLVGAKKVIVAMEHTNKGKAKILDKCTLPLTAQNVVNLIITEMGVFEYQDEGLCALEINPDYTFEDVQNVTEVTLIDKTN, from the coding sequence ATGGGAACATCAACTACTGTTCTTTCAAAAGAAGAGATTCAAACACGTATTGCTAAGCGCGTTGCACAAGAATTAGAACACAATACACTGGTCAACTTAGGCATAGGTTTGCCAACAAAAGTAGCCAACTATATTCCTGAAGGTGTAACCATTACCCTGCAGTCCGAAAATGGTTTTGTCGGTCTCACTGGATTAACAGATGATCACTACGATCCTACTATTGTTAATGCTGGTGGGCAACCTGTTAGTATTGCTCCTGGAGGGGCTTTCTTCGATAGCTCAACTTCCTTTGGTATTATTCGAGGCGGCCATGTGGCCGCAACCGTCTTAGGTGCCTTACAAGTTGATAAAGAAGCTAGCATTGCTAATTACCTGATTCCTGGAAAAATGGTTCCTGGGATGGGAGGGGCCATGGACTTATTGGTAGGTGCTAAAAAAGTCATTGTTGCAATGGAGCATACCAATAAAGGCAAAGCAAAAATTTTAGACAAATGCACCCTTCCTCTGACTGCTCAAAATGTTGTTAACCTAATCATTACTGAAATGGGAGTCTTTGAATATCAAGATGAAGGTCTATGCGCCCTTGAAATTAACCCAGATTACACCTTTGAAGACGTGCAAAACGTTACCGAAGTTACCCTAATTGATAAAACAAACTAA
- a CDS encoding THUMP domain-containing class I SAM-dependent RNA methyltransferase, producing MKETFRLVATAAAGLEAVVGKEVRALGFDCQVENGKVYFEGDVEAIVKTNLWLRAADRIKIIVGQFPARTFEELFQGVFALDWENYLPLGAKFPISKAKCVKSKLHNEPSVQAITKKAVVKKLQKHFHRPEGVPLQEVGSTFNIEVSILKDQATIMIDTTGSSLFKRGYRVQKGGAPIKENMAAAILALSNWFPDKPLVDPTCGSGTFCIEAAMIGMNIAPGFNRSFAFEEWSWVDKDMVQQVRDDAEQEANYEIELDISGFDIDGRMIEIAKSNAEEAGLSDVITFKQMRLQDFRTDKVNGVVISNPPYGERLLDDKAVDILYNEMGQTFAPLKTWSKFILTSDELFELKYGQKADKKRKLYNGTLKVDLYQFYGERVKRHLI from the coding sequence ATGAAAGAAACATTTAGATTAGTCGCAACTGCAGCCGCAGGTTTAGAAGCTGTCGTTGGTAAAGAAGTCAGAGCACTAGGCTTTGATTGTCAGGTTGAAAATGGGAAAGTTTATTTTGAAGGTGATGTAGAAGCGATTGTTAAAACAAATCTTTGGTTACGTGCAGCAGATCGTATCAAAATTATCGTAGGACAATTTCCTGCTAGAACCTTTGAAGAATTATTCCAAGGTGTCTTTGCCTTGGATTGGGAAAATTATTTACCGCTAGGAGCTAAATTTCCAATCTCAAAAGCCAAATGTGTTAAGTCTAAATTGCATAACGAGCCAAGTGTTCAGGCGATTACCAAAAAGGCCGTTGTTAAGAAACTGCAAAAGCATTTCCACAGGCCAGAAGGAGTTCCTCTTCAAGAAGTTGGGTCAACGTTTAACATTGAGGTATCTATTTTAAAAGACCAAGCCACTATTATGATTGACACGACAGGATCTAGCCTATTTAAACGAGGGTATCGCGTTCAAAAAGGTGGAGCACCGATCAAGGAAAATATGGCAGCTGCTATCTTGGCCTTATCTAACTGGTTTCCAGATAAACCTCTGGTTGATCCCACCTGTGGATCGGGAACGTTTTGCATCGAGGCAGCCATGATTGGGATGAATATTGCTCCAGGATTTAACCGTTCGTTTGCTTTTGAAGAATGGAGCTGGGTAGATAAAGATATGGTGCAACAAGTTCGTGATGATGCTGAACAAGAAGCTAATTATGAAATCGAATTAGATATTTCTGGCTTTGATATCGATGGCCGCATGATTGAGATTGCTAAAAGTAATGCTGAAGAAGCTGGTTTATCTGATGTGATTACCTTTAAGCAAATGCGTCTGCAAGACTTTCGAACAGACAAGGTTAATGGTGTAGTGATATCAAATCCTCCTTATGGAGAACGGTTGCTTGATGACAAAGCGGTTGACATCTTGTATAATGAAATGGGACAAACCTTTGCACCATTGAAAACATGGAGCAAATTTATCCTTACAAGTGATGAACTTTTTGAACTAAAATACGGGCAAAAAGCTGATAAAAAACGTAAACTTTATAACGGCACCCTAAAAGTTGATTTGTACCAATTTTATGGGGAAAGGGTAAAGCGACATCTGATATAG
- the recU gene encoding Holliday junction resolvase RecU, with amino-acid sequence MVNYPHNLIRQKVSSVQKQNKVDFANRGMSFEAAINATNDYYLSRQIAVIHKKPTPVQIVKVDYPKRSRAKIVEAYFRQASTTDYCGVYKGHYVDFEAKETRQKTAMPMKNFHLHQIEHMACVLHQKGICFVLLHFSTLKETYYLPAQALISFYQIDNGSKSMPIDYIRKNGFKVAFGAFPQVPYLNIIEQNFLGGDYN; translated from the coding sequence ATGGTTAATTATCCTCATAATCTTATTCGACAAAAAGTAAGTTCCGTTCAAAAGCAAAATAAGGTGGACTTCGCCAATAGAGGTATGTCCTTTGAAGCTGCTATCAACGCGACAAATGATTATTATTTATCTCGTCAAATAGCTGTCATTCACAAAAAACCTACTCCTGTCCAAATTGTCAAAGTGGATTACCCTAAACGCAGTCGGGCAAAAATCGTTGAAGCGTACTTTAGACAAGCTTCAACGACTGACTATTGCGGCGTTTATAAAGGACATTATGTTGATTTTGAAGCAAAAGAAACCAGGCAAAAAACAGCTATGCCCATGAAAAATTTCCATTTACATCAGATTGAACATATGGCTTGCGTTTTACATCAAAAAGGAATCTGCTTTGTCCTTCTTCACTTTTCCACACTGAAGGAGACTTACTACCTACCTGCTCAAGCCTTGATTTCATTTTATCAGATAGATAATGGCAGTAAATCGATGCCCATTGATTATATCAGAAAAAATGGCTTTAAGGTAGCATTTGGAGCCTTTCCACAAGTCCCTTATTTAAACATAATTGAACAAAATTTTTTAGGCGGTGATTACAATTAA